One window of Perca fluviatilis chromosome 12, GENO_Pfluv_1.0, whole genome shotgun sequence genomic DNA carries:
- the nfe2l2a gene encoding nuclear factor erythroid 2-related factor 2a → MMMEMEVMHSGQQDMELIDILWKQDIDLGARREVYDYNHRQKEHELRRQRELEEEKRQHLVLEQEKALLAELELDEETGEYIPRPPPSAPLQVAVAPLEVTQNVSFTGEDGDTMSFDECLQLLAETFPVENTENTSVCLDTTAVSAPMMHPEQPALPLATLSPGPLLPPPTPSPPPPPPQRMSLDLEQAWMELLSLPELQQCLSMQMEDTLETTTYPLPNIPEEQNPNYTFYPMSNLTDREPNSLNVCPAEFMNTFEVSVPSMVPPDNLSPMKAKAPQLNDKFPAGSFCDIFYPNAILDESSGQHGLEGNESNAMSDIPNKPPFTPVDIYSLSAGDAFDRSKENLTAELPDSDSGISSNISQNASSPGKSLYGDESFSYSDSDMEEMDHNPGSVESDYSEMFLLNFQPDDLQRAIPLSAPMGQPQQQQEKKPKQHKTDPAEENGHNNAPFTKDKQKKRSEVRLSRDGQRAKALKIPFTVDMIINLPVDDFNEMMSKHQLNEAQLALVRDIRRRGKNKVAAQNCRKRKMENIVGLESNLDSLKDEKARLLEEKSQNITNLKEMKQQLNSLYLEVFGMLRDEKGNSYSPSDYSLQQSTDGNVFLVPRIKKTFIKSEDSVLSPL, encoded by the exons ATGATGATGGAAATGGAGGTGATGCATTCCGGTCAACAG GATATGGAGCTGATTGACATACTGTGGAAGCAGGACATTGATCTCGGCGCCAGGCGTGAAGTTTATGACTACAACCATCGTCAGAAAGAACATGAGCTGCGGAGGCAGCGGGAgctggaagaagagaagaggCAGCATCTGGtcctggagcaggagaaggcCCTGCTGGCAGAGCTAGAGCTCGACGAGGAAACGGGAGAGTACATACCCCGCCCGCCACCCAGCGCCCCACTGCAGGTGGCTGTTGCACCTCTAGAGGTTACACAG AATGTCAGCTTCACAGGAGAGGACGGTGACACCATGTCATTTGATGAATGTTTGCAACTTCTGGCAGAGACGTTTCCTGTAGAGAACACTGAG AACACCTCAGTTTGCCTGGACACAACTGCTGTTTCAGCCCCCATGATGCACCCTGAGCAGCCAGCTCTGCCACTGGCCACCCTCTCCCCAGGTCCACTACTACCACCACcaacaccatcaccaccaccaccaccaccacagagGATGTCCCTAGATTTGGAGCAGGCCTGGATGGAGCTTTTGTCCCTCCCTGAGCTGCAG caaTGCCTGAGCATGCAAATGGAGGACACACTTGAGACCACAACTTATCCTCTTCCAAACATCCCTGAAGAGCAGAATCCAAACTACACTTTTTACCCCATGAGCAATCTCACAGACAGGGAACcaaacagtttaaatgtttgtcCTGCAGAGTTTATGAATACATTTGAGGTCTCTGTTCCCAGTATGGTCCCACCAGACAATCTCAGCCCGATGAAGGCAAAGGCTCCTCAGTTAAATGATAAATTCCCTGCAGGAAGTTTCTGTGACATATTTTACCCCAATGCCATTCTGGATGAGAGCAGTGGTCAACATGGCCTTGAAGGAAATGAAAGTAACGCCATGTCAGATATCCCAAACAAGCCTCCTTTCACACCAGTGGACATTTACAGCCTCTCAGCTGGAGATGCATTTGACAGAAGCAAAGAGAATCTGACAGCAGAATTGCCAGACTCAGATTCAGGAATCTCTTCAAACATAAGTCAAAATGCTAGTTCACCTGGGAAGTCTTTGTATGGAGATGAGTCCTTTAGTTACAGCGATTCAGACATGGAAGAGATGGACCACAATCCTGGAAGTGTAGAATCTGACTACTCAGAGATGTTCTTACTCAATTTCCAACCTGATGATCTTCAGCGGGCAATTCCTTTATCTGCACCAATGGGGCAGCCACAACAGCAGCAGGAAAAGAAACCCAAACAACACAAGACGGACCCGGCTGAGGAGAATGGCCACAACAACGCCCCCTTCACCAAAGACAAGCAGAAGAAACGCTCGGAAGTGCGTCTCTCCAGAGACGGGCAGAGGGCTAAGGCCCTCAAAATCCCTTTCACTGTTGACATGATTATCAATCTGCCCGTTGATGACTTCAACGAGATGATGTCGAAGCACCAACTGAACGAGGCCCAGCTGGCCCTGGTCCGAGACATACGCCGTCGCGGCAAGAACAAGGTAGCTGCCCAGAACTGCCGAAAACGCAAGATGGAGAACATAGTGGGTCTGGAGAGCAACCTGGACTCACTGAAGGATGAGAAGGCGCGTCTGCTGGAGGAGAAGAGCCAAAACATCACAAACCTGAAGGAAATGAAGCAGCAACTCAACAGCTTGTACCTGGAGGTCTTCGGCATGTTGAGAGACGAGAAGGGCAATTCCTACTCCCCCTCCGACTACTCCCTCCAGCAGTCAACTGACGGCAACGTCTTCTTAGTTCCTCGCATCAAAAAGACTTTCATCAAGAGCGAAGACAGCGTCTTATCTCCTTTGTAA
- the hnrnpa3 gene encoding heterogeneous nuclear ribonucleoprotein A3, translating into MEDREAKEPEQLRKLFIGGLSFETTEESLRAHFEQWGTLTDCVVMRDPNNKRSRGFGFVTYAAVEEVDEAMKARPHKVDGRVVEPKRAVSREDSNKPGAHLTVKKIFVGGIKEDTEEYHIREHFEKYGKIECIDIMEERSTGKKRGFCFVSFDDHDTVDKIVAQKFHTINFHNCEVRKALSKQEMSAISTTRGRSGGSGNFMGRGSNFGGGGNFGRGGYGGGRGGYGDDFDNGPGGNYGGGPGYGGGRGGYGGGGPGYGNQGGGFGGSCDGGYGGNDGGYGGGGNYNDFGNYGGQQSNYGPMKGNNFGGRNSGGPYGGGYSSGGGGGGGYGSRRY; encoded by the exons ATGGAG GACCGTGAAGCTAAAGAACCCGAGCAGCTCAGAAAGCTGTTTATTGGAGGTCTGAGCTTTGAAACCACGGAGGAGAGTTTACGGGCCCATTTTGAACAATGGGGAACTCTCACGGACTGTGTG GTGATGAGGGACCCCAACAACAAGAGATCAAGAGGGTTTGGCTTTGTGACATACGCCGCTGTAGAGGAAGTCGACGAAGCCATGAAAGCAAGGCCTCATAAAGTTGATGGCCGAGTTGTTGAACCCAAGAGGGCAGTGTCCAGAGAG GACTCCAATAAACCAGGTGCCCATCTGACAGTGAAGAAGATCTTTGTTGGTGGTATTAAGGAGGACACTGAGGAGTACCACATTCGGGAGCATTTTGAGAAATATGGAAAGATTGAGTGCATTGACATCATGGAGGAACGCTCCACTGGGAAGAAGAGAGGATTCTGCTTTGTCTCCTTTGATGATCATGACACTGTAGACAAAATTGTTG CCCAGAAATTCCACACAATCAACTTCCACAATTGTGAGGTCAGAAAAGCTCTCTCAAAACAGGAAATGAGTGCTATATCCACTACCAGGG GCAGGAGTGGAGGATCTGGAAACTTCATGGGGAGAGGTAGTAATTTTGGAGGTGGTGGCAACTTCGGTCGAG GTGGCTATGGTGGAGGACGAGGTGGTTATGGCGATGATTTTGACAATG GTCCAGGAGGAAATTATGGTGGAGGACCAGGTTATGGAGGGGGTCGAGGGGGCTATGGAGGTGGTGGTCCAGGGTATGGCAACCAGGGTGGTGGATTTGGTGGCAGCTGCGATGGAGGTTACGGAGGCAATGAcggag GATATGGAGGAGGTGGAAATTACAATGACTTTGGAAATTATGGTGGACAGCAGTCCAACTATGGGCCCATGAAGGGAAACAACTTTGGGGGCAGAAATTCGGGTGGACCCTATGGCG GTGGCTACAGCTCTGGTGGTGGTGGCGGAGGTGGCTATGGCTCACGGCGATATTAA